Genomic window (Spiroplasma sabaudiense Ar-1343):
CCTTGAGCTTTTCACTCATCTTTAATTTCTTTTAAAACTGTAATTGTAACTTCTTGACTTTCGCGATCTGCTAAACAAGATCCCTCTCAGTCAATATCTAAACCATCAAGATCATAATCGTTAATTGCTTTTAGAATGGCAGCTTTTAGTTCGGCTTCCTGACCTTTTCTAAACTTCATAGAATCTCCGGTTTGACCTCCCATTGAGACTAAAACTTTATGTCCCAATGAATGTTGGTAAGTTATTCCTGTTTTTAAACTAACAGGATCATTTACTTGAAAGACTGGCATTTGATATGGAGCTGTTGCGTATAAAAATGACAAGTCAATTACATTATAACTACTTGGTAATTCTGTCAGATTTGGCTTAACTTGGTAGCTTCCACCCCATTCATATCAGTATCCAACTAGTGTTTTATCTTCTTTATTAATCGAAGAACCATCTAGATTAAAGGTTACTGTTGTTGTACCTTGGTAATCTTTTGAGTTTGTATTGGCTGTTAGTTTTGCACTGGTTGTAGTGATATTTGAGATTGTAATTTGATTCATGTCAACACTGGGGTTATTTTTTTCCACAGCATTTGAAATAGTATTTTGGTCATTATTTTCCAGACGGCCAAGTGCTGGTTTGGTAATTACTTCTGTTAGTTCCTTTTTTAAAATAGCATCATTTAAAGTAAAGGTTACTGTTGTTGATCCTTGGTAATCTTTTGAATCTGCTTTAGCTGTTAGTTTAGCACTGGTTGTAGTGATATTTGAGATTGTAATTTGACTCATGTCAACACTGGGGTTTTTTTGTTTAACCGCATTTGAAATAGTATTTTGGTCATTGTTTTCCAGACGGCCAAGTGCTGGTTGGGTAATTACTTCGATTAGTTCTTTTTTAACAACAACCTCTTTAATCTTAAAGGTTACTGTCACAGAACCACGATAGCTAGTTGAATCTGCTTTAGCTGTTAACTTGGCGCTGGTTGTAGTAATATTTGTAATATTAATTTGACTCATGTCAATGTTTTTGTTTTGTTCTTCAACAACGGCTTTAATTGTTGATTCTTGATTGTTATCAAGTTCTCCTAAATAACTATTGGCTATGACATCAACTAGCTCTTGGCGACCATCTGGTATGTAATCTTCAATTGTAAAAGTTAATTGAGCATCACCAAAATAAAGCTTTGAACTTTCAATTGCTTTCACTTTGGCCCCTGTCGAACTGATATTAATGATTTCTATGTCATCAACTTCCAATTCAGGATTTAATTCTTTTAAAGATGTAAAGATTGTTGATTCTTCATCGTTTTTAATTTCACCTAGGTCTTTATTTTTAATAGCGGTGTATAAGTTTTGCTTGGTTTCTTCTTCCTCAGAGGGTTTAGATCAAAAACACGAAACGGTTGTTGAAGCACCACTGGCACAAAGGGTGGCCGATCCCAAAAGTAATAATAATTTTTTCATTTTTTCAATTTCCTATTTTATATAACTATTATATATTATATTTAAAAAATAGTGAAATCGTTAAATTTCACTATAATTTAGAACAACCTTCAAGGTGATGGGGAATTGGAAGAACTAACCGAGTAGTCACTTCGGTGATTAAATGTAAAGTTAATTTTTGTGGCTGGTTGATTACTCAAAGGTGTAAAAAAATTGGTTATTAAACGGTTTAAAAAATCAGGATTTTCTTGATTATCTTGGGTTTTAAAATATATTTCATTATTTTCATTAAATTTAACAAATCTAGGTTCATGAACTTCCGTCCAAGCTGAATATGCAAATTGATTTGTTAATTCAAAACGATCTAATGCATTATTTGCTCTGGCATTAGCTTCAGCAAACATTTGTCTTGCTAGGGGTTGAAAATCATAGTATCGATTTGGGGATAATTCATGTCACAAAGGAGTTTTGACTAAATAAAATAAATCCGAATTATTCTGATTTTCCAAATTTTTACTATAATTTAAGAATGCTACTTGGAACTGCAAAGCATCTTTTAAAAATTCTTGATATAAAACTCTTGTATTTTTTAGCAAAATTCTTTGGCGAATAGCAATGGTAAAATTTGGAATTTCAAAACTAGTATTTTCAAAACGAATTTGAATACCTGAGATGTTTAACCCGAATAAAGCAATTGTATTGTGGTCGTTTGAGAAATCAATTTTAAATTGTGAGCCTTGTTGATTCAAAACCCTTCTGAGTTGATTTTGTCCAAAATTTCAATTTAAGTTATATTGATTAATTGCCTGAGATGAATTTGGGTCGTTTTCTAACAAATTTTCCAAACTTGGAATTTCTCTATTCATGAAAGTGCCTAAAATTCTAGAATCATTTTCTTGAGCAATTTTTAAGAATTCTGCAGTAGAGGCATCGTCCTTTAAAAGAGTTTTTTTAGCTAAATCAATGAGGTTGGTAGGACTTGGTGACAAACGTCAATATAATTTTGGAATTGAAAATCGGGCTGAAGCATCTGCTGTGTGATCTCGGTTGATTGTTTTGACCATTGTATTTAAATTAATTCCATAATGATTGTCTGGAACACTTATCTTAGAAATAGTTTCTTTAATTTGATTTTGAATTGTTTCATCTCTGATTATTCGCTGGGCAGAATTTACTATATGACCAGAATTACTATTATAGATGAATCCATTAGCAATTTTATCTTCGTTAAAAGAATCAGTTAAATCATTTTTGATTTTATTTAAATTTTCTGAAATTATTTTATTTGAAAAAACATTCATATCAGCATTTTGCCAAATTCGAAGATTTTCAACCGTTCCAACCGCTGTGCGATAAATAATCACCGTGCTAAACTCAATTTTTAAACTCATAGAAGAAACTCCTCGTTTTTGAAGTTCTATTCTACTTACATAAAAACCATTTTGGATGGGAGGGTTATTATTAACTAGGAGTGGCAAGAAGTTAGGATTGTTATTCACCTCTTGACGAAGTTGATTGTTAATTTGCTCCCAGTTAATTATTTTTCTCAAATCTTGATTAATTGATTCAAAAGCTGAACTATTAGAATTTGCCAATTCAGATGGCTCTATTTTTTGTAAGTTTGAAAAATTAATAAAACTAAATGGGCTTGAATTATCTTCATAAAAAAACAAGTATGGGGCCATATTACCGGCAACATTGGTTTGGTAAATACTAGTAACTGTAGAAATTAAATTTTGAATCCCGGCTTCATAGTCATACGAGGGGTGTTCATCTTTGTTATTTATTTTTCTAGAGCAAGATATTATCGTTAATGGGGTTGCGGTTAAGATTGATAAGGTTCCTAAAGTAGTAAGAAATTTTCTCACGGGTGACACCTTAACTTTCAAACAAAGCAAACTTGGTAAAGCATTTTATGTTTGCTTTATGTAAATATTTTAACACCTTAAGTTTTTTATTATAAGCATTTATTTATTTTGCTTCTTTTATACTATAAATATTAGTTATTTTTTTAAAAATATTTAAGAAAAAACTTATTAGTTGTTTTTAAAAAAAACTAATAAATTATCTAAAAATTGTTTAAAATTAATTAATACAGCAAAATAATGTGCTTATGATTGGGGTTGCTATGGAAAGTACTTTCGGCCAAATTGATATAATTCGAAAACAAGAGCGCCCAGGTCTTGTCAAGAGTATTGCCGTAGAATTATTTAATCAATTTGTTAACAACCATTTTTTGAGTTCTAAAAAAACTGCGGCAAAACTCTTTATTTCACAGGCCACTTTGACTAAGTTTTCAAAGCGGCTATCATTTTCAGGATATAATGAGTTAATTTTAAGATTAAAATGAGAACACGAACAAATCAAGGAGCGATTTATTAGTAGTAATTTAACCATTGAGGAGTTTAAAAATTCTTCGATTAATGCGATTGAAGAATGTGACAAATTTTTACCAAAATTAGAAATTCTATCAAATCTAATAAAAAAATCTGGAATGGTTCATATTGTCTATACTTTACAAAGTTCTTCTGAAGCAAATTTATTATATGATGTGGTTGGTGCTCACAAACGCGATGTTCGTTTATATACACCTCAAAGTTTTTTTCCATTCCATCTTAAAAACCTAAGAGAAAATGATCTTATTATTGCCTTTATTTATGGAAAAAACGTTGAAGTTGTCATTGATGATTTTAAAAAGCTATCGCTTGAGAAAAGCAACCAATTAGCTATTTTTTGCACCAATTTATTAAAGCAGACAATTAACTCAGATGATTTGATAATAGTAACAGATGTTGATTATTATTCTAAAAAATTCATTAACCAGCATTTTATTTTAAGCTATTTATTTTCATTAATTGATAACTTTTTAGAAATTAAAAGTAAAAGTTAAGCTATGAAAAATATAAAAACCCCGTTTTAATAACGGGGTTTTTATATTTTTGTAAACAATTTTAATAAAAAATTATTATCTTAATAGTTTAATTAATCCATTAACCCTGCTTCATATAATTTTTTGAAGTGACCTGGTGTTGATTTTAAAGATTCAAACGTTCCGGTTTGAACTATTCCAGCACCATCAGCTCCTAAAACAATAATTTCATCAGCATTTTTAATTGTGCTTAGACGGTGTGCAATTGAAACAGTTGTTCTTCCAACCATTAAGTCTTCAAGTTTTTCTTGGATTTCTTTTTCAACAATATTATCAAGAGCACTAGTTGCTTCATCCAAAATCAAAATTTTTGGATCTTTTAAAAACATTCGTGCAATAATCATACGTTGTTTTTGACCTCCAGAAAGCATGAAACCTCGTTCTCCCAAAATAGTTTGGTATCCTTCCGGTCAAGTCATAATTAAATTGTGCAGTTCTGCTTTCTTACAAGCTTCAATCACTTCTTCTTCTGTTGCATCAAAACGCCCATAAGCAACATTATCAAAAACGTTACCGTAAATAATTTGAGGATCTTGCTCAACATAACCAATATTAAATAAGTAACTCGACAAGTTAACATCTTTTAAGTTAATATTTTTGTTAATAAGGATTTGACCTTCAGTTGGGTCATAGTATCTCAATAATAGTCGTGAAATAGTTGATTTTCCACTTCCAGTTTCACCAACAAAAGCATAGCTGCGCCCTTGTTTAAAAGTAAAATCAAATTTTGGCAAAATTGTTTTTGTTGGTTTTTCTGGATAAGCAAACGAAACACCTTTGAAAATAATGTCTCCTGAAATTTCTTCAATTTTAATACCATCATTGTAGTGAGGGTCTAAAATTGATTCTGCTTCGATTGTTGATTCTACTCGCGTTGATGCAACCGAAGCCTGAGCAATTCCAACCGATGCCATAACTACTTGAAATAGTGGTCCGGTCATAATACCTTGAGCCATGGTAAATGAGGCAAATGTAATTCCAAAGAATTCTACTCCTGCAGCGCCTGAATTACCATATTTAATCATTGCTATTCCTATCGAAATAAATTGAATAAAACTAATTCCTGAGAACAAAATTGTAATCATTAATGCTTGGATTTTTCCCATTTTTACAGATTCTGAATAGTATTTTTTATGTAAATCTTTGAAACGATTGGTTTCATAATTCTCGGTTCCTGATGCTTTTACCAAACGGATAGCTCCCACTCGGTCAGTAACATCTCCATTAATATCAGTCACAACTTCACGAACTCTTGAATAGCTACGTTTAGTAAAGGCAAACGAAATTGCCATTGCTAAAAGAATTACAACAAACATCCCTAATACCGAAGCTGCTAAAGTGGCTTCAAAAATAAACATCATAATTGAGGCTCCTATGATTGTTAGAAAAGCGTTAATTAGAGTTACTGGAACTTGAACCGCTTGATCTCCGACGATTTGAGTATCAGAGATTACTTTTGTAATGATTTCTCCAATTTTTTTATCTGAATAATATGAAATATCTTGACGTACAAGCGATTCAAGAGAACGGTTTCTTAAATCAATTTCAATTTTTTTACCCATTAAAACAGAAAAATACTGTGATCCATAGGTAATCAAAGCACTTCCAGCAACAATAGCTAGAGCAATTGTTAGGGTTGTTTGTCAAGGTAGCCCCCAAAAATCAACCCCCTGAATTGGTAGTCCGTTTTTTTGCATGATATCTGTGGTCATTTGTTTCACTAGTAGCGGAATTGCAATTGACCCTAAAACTGAAATAATTGATAAAGTAATTATAATTATTGCTAGCTGTCAATGCTTTTTAAAGTAGCGAATTACTAAAGGGAAAAATGCCCCTTTAGGTCTAGAAAGGTTTATGTCTTTTTTAATTAATTTAGCAACAGCGTTTGTGTGTTGCTTATCACTAATAACTTTGTTTGTTAATTTTTCGTTTAAAATCTCGATTTCTCGGCGGATTTCAAGATCTTTAAACTCGTGTTTTGGTAATTTAGTCATTTTATAACTCCTTTCGCTTATTATTTTATATTA
Coding sequences:
- a CDS encoding glycosyl hydrolase family 18 protein, giving the protein MKKLLLLLGSATLCASGASTTVSCFWSKPSEEEETKQNLYTAIKNKDLGEIKNDEESTIFTSLKELNPELEVDDIEIINISSTGAKVKAIESSKLYFGDAQLTFTIEDYIPDGRQELVDVIANSYLGELDNNQESTIKAVVEEQNKNIDMSQINITNITTTSAKLTAKADSTSYRGSVTVTFKIKEVVVKKELIEVITQPALGRLENNDQNTISNAVKQKNPSVDMSQITISNITTTSAKLTAKADSKDYQGSTTVTFTLNDAILKKELTEVITKPALGRLENNDQNTISNAVEKNNPSVDMNQITISNITTTSAKLTANTNSKDYQGTTTVTFNLDGSSINKEDKTLVGYWYEWGGSYQVKPNLTELPSSYNVIDLSFLYATAPYQMPVFQVNDPVSLKTGITYQHSLGHKVLVSMGGQTGDSMKFRKGQEAELKAAILKAINDYDLDGLDIDWEGSCLADRESQEVTITVLKEIKDEWKAQGKNFIITMAPEMPYLKNSSLNSGASYIPFLKGLDDYYDWINPQFYNGWAFGPYVEQAEANKLGVNPLEIITNDDEARRGEFYYVMTKYLTTTYSRYNDFYLIEPERFVLGASTNEPAGRGAATETAIKKSYKLLAEDGIYTRGLMTWALNFDNYDGNIISNNQTIYFKRWSFAKWYDETHGTEFD
- a CDS encoding MurR/RpiR family transcriptional regulator; translation: MESTFGQIDIIRKQERPGLVKSIAVELFNQFVNNHFLSSKKTAAKLFISQATLTKFSKRLSFSGYNELILRLKWEHEQIKERFISSNLTIEEFKNSSINAIEECDKFLPKLEILSNLIKKSGMVHIVYTLQSSSEANLLYDVVGAHKRDVRLYTPQSFFPFHLKNLRENDLIIAFIYGKNVEVVIDDFKKLSLEKSNQLAIFCTNLLKQTINSDDLIIVTDVDYYSKKFINQHFILSYLFSLIDNFLEIKSKS
- a CDS encoding ABC transporter ATP-binding protein, whose protein sequence is MTKLPKHEFKDLEIRREIEILNEKLTNKVISDKQHTNAVAKLIKKDINLSRPKGAFFPLVIRYFKKHWQLAIIIITLSIISVLGSIAIPLLVKQMTTDIMQKNGLPIQGVDFWGLPWQTTLTIALAIVAGSALITYGSQYFSVLMGKKIEIDLRNRSLESLVRQDISYYSDKKIGEIITKVISDTQIVGDQAVQVPVTLINAFLTIIGASIMMFIFEATLAASVLGMFVVILLAMAISFAFTKRSYSRVREVVTDINGDVTDRVGAIRLVKASGTENYETNRFKDLHKKYYSESVKMGKIQALMITILFSGISFIQFISIGIAMIKYGNSGAAGVEFFGITFASFTMAQGIMTGPLFQVVMASVGIAQASVASTRVESTIEAESILDPHYNDGIKIEEISGDIIFKGVSFAYPEKPTKTILPKFDFTFKQGRSYAFVGETGSGKSTISRLLLRYYDPTEGQILINKNINLKDVNLSSYLFNIGYVEQDPQIIYGNVFDNVAYGRFDATEEEVIEACKKAELHNLIMTWPEGYQTILGERGFMLSGGQKQRMIIARMFLKDPKILILDEATSALDNIVEKEIQEKLEDLMVGRTTVSIAHRLSTIKNADEIIVLGADGAGIVQTGTFESLKSTPGHFKKLYEAGLMD